Genomic DNA from Halomonas sp. BDJS001:
CGCATTGTTGAAGAGGGGACGCATCAGGCGCTGCTAGAGGCTGATGGTGCCTACGCGGCGCTGCATCAGCTACAGTTTCAAGAAGTGCTATGAGAACGCTGACAGAGCGCTGGCTACAAGGCGCGTACCAGGGCAGTCGCTGGCTAGCGCCGCTGAGGCCGTTAGGAGCGCTGTATCAGTGTGCCATGGCACGGCGAGAGCAAGGCTACCGGAGGGGCAGCAAAGTCACCTGGAAGGCGCCGGTGCCGGTGATTGTCGTGGGCAATATCACCTTAGGGGGAACGGGTAAATCGCCGCTGGTGGCGTGGCTGGCTAGCTGGCTGGTGGCTAAAGGCTGGTCACCAGGCATTGTAAGCCGCGGCTATGGGGGGAAGGCGTCGCGTTACCCGCTGCTGGTTACCGCCGCCACTAATGTGGCTGAAAGCGGTGATGAGCCGTTGATGCTGGCACAGCAGACGGGGCTGCCGGTGGTAGCGGATCCCCAGCGCGTGCGTGGAGCTCAGGCACTGGTAGAGAAGGGCTGCGATATTATCCTTAGCGACGATGGTTTGCAGCATCTGGCCCTGGCACGGGATATTGAGCTGGTGGTTGTCGATGGTGCCCGTGGGTTAGGTAACGGGCGCTGCCTGCCCGCCGGGCCGCTGCGCGAGTCAGCCACTCGGCTGCAGCGGGTTGATGCGGTGATCACGAATGGTGACTTTCAGCCGCCGCTGCCGGTTGACTCGACGCTTATATCGTCAGCGATCACTATGCAGTTAGCACCGCTGGGCTGGCGCCGCCTGGCAGACGGTGAGCGCTTTCCTCTCTCGCCACTGCCGTTTACGCTGCCGGTATACGCAGTGGCAGGTATCGGGCATCCCCAACGCTTTTTTCAGACACTTTCCGCCTTGGGGGTCGAGGGTGAGTGGCATCCGTTAGCCGATCACCAGCAGTTTAGTGCAGACGCGCTAAGCTTTGCAGAGTCGCGCCCAGTGATTATGACCGCCAAAGATGCTGTTAAGTGTTACACCCTGGCGCCGCCCAACAGCTGGGTACTAGATGTGGAAGCCGCTCTTCCACCCGAATTTGAGCACTGGCTGGCAGCGCGGCTGTCGGCACTATCCTGAAGGAGATACGCGCATGGATAAGGAACTGCTGGCGATGCTGGTCTGCCCGTTATGTAACGGTAAGCTGAAGTATGATCGCGAAGCGCAAGAACTGCGCTGCCACTACGATGGTTTGGCCTACCCAATCCAGGAGGGTATTCCGGTGATGCTGCCTGAAGAGGCCCGTGCCATGGATGCCGATGAAAAGCTGCCGAATTCTCCTGGCCGCACGCCGGGAAGCTCTCCAGGGCATTCAGGAGGCGCTTAATGGCTTTTCCCGACTTTACGGTAGTGGTGCCCGCACGCTACGGCTCCACCCGGTTACCCGGCAAGCCGCTGCTTGAGATTGCCGGGGAGCCAATGGTTGCTCACGTATGGCGGCGGGCTTGCCAAAGCCACGCCAGTCGAGTCGTCGTAGCGACGGACGACAGCCGCATTCGTGATGCCATGCTGCCCTACGGCGCCGAGGTGATTATGACCCGCGACGATCACCCCTCGGGCACCGACCGTTTAGCCGAGGTGGCTTATAAGTTGGCGTTGGTGGAGGAGGCGCTGCTGGTGAATGTGCAGGGCGACGAGCCGCTGATTCCCCCGGCGCTGATCGACCAGGTGGCGCTGCGCTTGGCCGACGACCCCGAAGCTTCCATCGCCACGCTCGCGGAGCCTATCAACGACGTCGACACGCTGTTTAATCCCAACGTGGTCAAGGTAGTGCGTACGCTGCAAGGCCGCGCGCTCTATTTCTCACGGGCGCCGATCCCCTGGGATCGTGAGCAGTTCACAACACCGCCCACCCTGTTGGCAACCGATGCCTGGCTGCGCCATATCGGTCTGTATGCCTACCGCGCCGGTTTTCTAGCCGCCTACCGCGATTGGCCCGCCTCAAGCCTTGAGCAGCTTGAACAGCTTGAACAGCTACGTGCGCTGCAGAATGGCCACTTGATTCAAGTGGCATTGGCCTGCGAAGTAAACCCTGCCGGTGTCGATACCGCTGAGGATCTAGCGCGGGTACGGGCGTTGTTAACATAGCGCGGATTCAGGCGCTGTTGACACAGAGCAGGTTCGGGCGCTGCTGGAGCAGCTCAGCTTTTAAGGAGCTATCGTGAAAGTACTATTTGTATGTTTAGGCAATATTTGCCGCTCACCCACCGCCGAAGGTGTTTTTCGTCGTGCTCTTGAGCGAGCAGGGTTGGCCGATGTGGTCGAAATAGACTCCTGCGGCGTTGGCAGTTGGCATATCGGCAAAGCGCCAGACGCCCGCGCGCAGCAGGCAGCACTACTGCGCGGTATCGATATAAGCGACCTGCGTGCCCGCCAACTAAGCGAGCACGATTTTACCCAATTCGACTATGTGCTCGGCATGGATCAGGACAATTTACGCGCCATGCGCGAGCTGAAGCCTGCCAATAGCCGGGCGCAAGTTGGGCTGTTTTTAGATTTTGCTGGTACCCCCGGTGCTGAAGTCCCAGACCCCTATTTTGGCGGTGATGAGGGATTTGAGCAGGCTCTCGATATGATTGAAGCTGCCTCAGAAGGGCTGATTCGACACCTTAAGCGAGAGCTGTAATGGGGCTAAGGGTGTGGCTGCACAGATGAAGATTCTCAGCAATGTGGATTTGTCCGCCGCTAATACGCTTAGGCTCCCCTGCCAGGCAGAGCGCTTCGCGGCGCCAACGACATTAACAGCACTACGCCAAACGCTAGCCGAGGCACGCCGAGAGGAGTGGCCCGTCACGCTGCTAGGGGGCGGCAGCAATGTTCTGCTTCCTGAAGCACTACCAGGTGTGGTGGTGCGGCCTGATTTGCAACAGTACTGGCTCAATCAGCGTCAAGGGCATGTGCTTGCTTATGTCGGGGCGGGGGTTAATTGGCATACGCTGGTGATGGAGACTGCCGCACGCGGCCTGTGGGGCATTGAAAATCTAGCGCTCATCCCCGGCAGTTGCGGTGCTGCACCGGTGCAGAACATTGGTGCCTACGGCGTTGAACTGGCCGATACACTCCAGGCGGTGCAGGTCATGGAG
This window encodes:
- the lpxK gene encoding tetraacyldisaccharide 4'-kinase, yielding MRTLTERWLQGAYQGSRWLAPLRPLGALYQCAMARREQGYRRGSKVTWKAPVPVIVVGNITLGGTGKSPLVAWLASWLVAKGWSPGIVSRGYGGKASRYPLLVTAATNVAESGDEPLMLAQQTGLPVVADPQRVRGAQALVEKGCDIILSDDGLQHLALARDIELVVVDGARGLGNGRCLPAGPLRESATRLQRVDAVITNGDFQPPLPVDSTLISSAITMQLAPLGWRRLADGERFPLSPLPFTLPVYAVAGIGHPQRFFQTLSALGVEGEWHPLADHQQFSADALSFAESRPVIMTAKDAVKCYTLAPPNSWVLDVEAALPPEFEHWLAARLSALS
- a CDS encoding Trm112 family protein, with the translated sequence MDKELLAMLVCPLCNGKLKYDREAQELRCHYDGLAYPIQEGIPVMLPEEARAMDADEKLPNSPGRTPGSSPGHSGGA
- the kdsB gene encoding 3-deoxy-manno-octulosonate cytidylyltransferase; its protein translation is MAFPDFTVVVPARYGSTRLPGKPLLEIAGEPMVAHVWRRACQSHASRVVVATDDSRIRDAMLPYGAEVIMTRDDHPSGTDRLAEVAYKLALVEEALLVNVQGDEPLIPPALIDQVALRLADDPEASIATLAEPINDVDTLFNPNVVKVVRTLQGRALYFSRAPIPWDREQFTTPPTLLATDAWLRHIGLYAYRAGFLAAYRDWPASSLEQLEQLEQLRALQNGHLIQVALACEVNPAGVDTAEDLARVRALLT
- a CDS encoding low molecular weight protein-tyrosine-phosphatase: MKVLFVCLGNICRSPTAEGVFRRALERAGLADVVEIDSCGVGSWHIGKAPDARAQQAALLRGIDISDLRARQLSEHDFTQFDYVLGMDQDNLRAMRELKPANSRAQVGLFLDFAGTPGAEVPDPYFGGDEGFEQALDMIEAASEGLIRHLKREL